The following are encoded together in the Humulus lupulus chromosome 5, drHumLupu1.1, whole genome shotgun sequence genome:
- the LOC133778482 gene encoding probable polygalacturonase has product MWFGNRILSTTQLSKMSIVVAIVLALLTTNNGVEGQQGKIGSFEYMAMSCRSHSASLTDFGGVGDGRTSNTKAFQAAMNSLSRFSSSGGSLLFVPPGKWLTGSFSLISHFTLYLHKDAVLLASQNENDWPIIKQLPSYGKGKNGEIGRFRSLIYGTNLNDVIITGDMGTINGQGDIWWKKSKSLRYTRPCLIELVYSTNVQISRLNLLNSPSWNIHPVYSSNIIIQGLRIIAPINSPNTDGIDPDSCTNIKIEDCFIVSGDDCVSLKSGWDQYGIAFGMPTKQVIIRRLTCSSPQQAVITLGSEMSGGIEDVRVEDIVTTNTKSGVRIKTTVGRGGFVKDIYFRRMNMKYMRHVLLMTGDYSTHADHGYDHKAFPLVHNINYRDIVAQSVRMTAQLDGISGHPFTGMCFSNVTVSLSAIAEKVQWNCLDVSGVSSGVVPKACGLLSDQQKTTCYFPNDVLPIEKVVLKKCYV; this is encoded by the exons ATGTGGTTTGGAAACAGAATTCTCTCAACAACTCAG TTGTCCAAAATGTCGATAGTGGTGGCCATAGTTCTAGCTCTGTTGACCACAAATAATGGAGTCGAAGGGCAACAGGGCAAGATAGGGAGCTTCGAGTACATGGCAATGAGTTGCAGATCCCACAGTGCATCGTTGACTGATTTTGGAGGAGTTGGAGATGGAAGAACATCAAATACGAAGGCGTTTCAGGCCGCCATGAATAGTCTGAGTCGTTTCTCGTCGAGTGGAGGGTCTCTTCTCTTTGTTCCACCGGGAAAATGGCTCACCGGAAGTTTCAGTCTCATCAGCCATTTCACTCTGTATCTCCACAAGGACGCTGTTCTTCTAGCTTCTCAG AATGAAAATGACTGGccaataattaaacaattaccaTCATATGGTAAAGGTAAAAACGGAGAAATCGGACGATTCAGAAGTCTTATTTATGGAACCAATCTTAATGACGTCATAATCACcg GGGACATGGGGACGATTAATGGTCAAGGTGATATATGGTGGAAGAAGTCAAAAAGTCTCAGGTACACTCGGCCGTGTCTGATCGAACTCGTCTACTCTACAAATGTTCAGATTTCTCGTCTGAATTTGCTCAATTCTCCTTCTTGGAACATTCATCCTGTTTATTCCAG TAACATTATTATTCAAGGCCTTAGGATCATTGCTCCAATAAACTCTCCAAATACAGATGGAATCGATCCAG ACTCATGCACAAACATCAAAATCGAAGACTGCTTTATAGTGTCCGGGGACGATTGTGTGTCATTAAAGAGCGGTTGGGACCAGTACGGCATAGCCTTCGGAATGCCGACCAAACAGGTCATAATCAGGCGCCTCACTTGCTCATCTCCACAACAAGCAGTGATCACCTTGGGCAGTGAAATGTCCGGCGGAATCGAAGACGTTAGGGTCGAAGACATCGTCACCACCAACACCAAGTCCGGCGTTCGGATCAAGACCACCGTCGGCCGAGGTGGGTTCGTAAAAGACATCTATTTCAGAAGAATGAACATGAAATATATGAGACATGTGCTGCTGATGACTGGTGATTACAGCACCCACGCTGACCATGGCTACGACCACAAGGCTTTTCCTTTGGTTCATAACATCAACTACCGTGACATTGTTGCTCAGAGTGTGAGAATGACTGCCCAGTTGGATGGGATTTCTGGGCACCCTTTTACTGGAATGTGCTTCTCTAATGTCACGGTTTCACTGTCTGCCATTGCTGAGAAAGTTCAGTGGAATTGCTTGGATGTTAGTGGCGTTTCGAGTGGTGTGGTTCCTAAGGCTTGTGGGCTCTTGAGTGACCAGCAGAAGACGACTTGTTATTTCCCTAATGATGTCTTGCCTATTGAGAAGGTTGTACTCAAGAAGTGCTATGTCTAA